The DNA segment GTCGAAGCCCTTCTTGAAGGCGTCGGCCAATGCCTTTTTCACGTTGTCGGGGGTATTCTTGGGAACGGCCAGGCCGCGCCAGGTGGCGAAGGTGATATCGAAGCCGGCTTCTTTGAATGTGGGCACGTCGGGGAAGTTGGGGTCGCGCTTGTCGCTCATGACGGCCAGCATCTTGAGCTTGCCGGCTTTAACCTGGCTCTGCACTTCGGCGGGACTGACGGTTACGGCCTGGATGTGGCCGCCGACGAGGTCGGTTACGGCCGGAGCCGCGCCATTGAAGGGAACGTGGTTGAGCTTGATGCCGGCTTTTTCTTCCAGAAGGCCGGCGGCGATGTGCCACACGGAGGCGGGACCGGAGTTGCCCACGTTGACTTTGCCGGGGTTAGCTTTGGCGTAGTCTACGAAGTCTTTAACTGTCTTGAAAGGGGAGTCGGCTTTTACCGTCAGAGCGGCGGGGTCGGTGTTGAGCCGCATAAGGAGGTCGTAATCTTTATAAGTGAAGGGAACAAGTTTTTGCGGGGGCAGGGACAGGAGCTCGAAGGTTATCATTGTCACGGTGTAGCCGTCGTTCTTGGCGTTAAGGCCGGCGCCGTGGCCGACAGCGCCGCCGCCACCAGTGACGTTATTGACGGTGATCGTTTGGCCGAGCGCTTTTTCGGTGTTTTTGGCGAGGCCGCGGGCAATGGCGTCAGTGCCGCCGCCGGCCGCCCAGGGAACTATGAGGGTGACCGCTTTAGTCGGGAACTTTTCGGCTTGGCCGCCACACCCGGCGACGACTACGACGAACAAGCATACCAAAAGCAACGCAAAAATTTTTTTCATGGGTAAGTCCTCCTCTTAAATAAGTACGGAAATGGCAAAATTAATGGTAGGGTTATCCCTCCTTTTCCACGATGTGAAATAACAATTCCACAGAGTCACTATTCAATATATTTTGATTAATTATATCTGTGGAAGAAAAATCCTCTCGTTTTAGAAAAAAAACCGGGATGTGGGATGCGGCGGGAGGCCGGCGGAAGGAAAGGCTTCTTATGAGGCGCCTGGCAGGAATATAATGTCACGCACCGAAAATATAGTTTGTATTAATAAAGCGGGTTTGCTCGCTTTGCCGTAAGAGGAATTAAGGGGGGGTATCCATGAGGATGACGCTGGTGGCTAGGGTGTTGGCGGTTTTGATGCTGGCAACGGTGCTTGTCGCCCCGGTGGCGGCGGCGGCGAGCGTCGAGGAGCGGCGCGGCGAGGTGCGCAAGATGGCGGACAGTACGCTCGGGCGGCTTTACAAGGAGAAGCCGAGCGCTCAGGGAGCCATCGAGAGCGCGGCCGGGTACGCCGTGTTCAGCAACCACGGGTTCAAGCTCTTTCTTTTCGGCGGCGGCGGCGGCAAAGGCATGGCGGTGAACAACGGCAGCGGCGAAGAGGTCTTCATGAAGATGGCGGAGGTCGATATCGGCTTTGGTCTCGGAATCAAGAAGTTCAGCGTGATTTTTGTCTTCGAGACCGATAAGGCTTTCAACAGTTTCGTCAACGACGGTTGGAAGTTCGGCGGCCAGACAACTGCCGCGGCTACAGACGGCGTTAGCGGCGATTCGTTCCAGGGAGCTGTGGTGGTGGGACCGGGCATCTGGATGTACCAGATGACCGACAAAGGGCTGGCGCTTGAGCTTACTGCCAAGGGCACGAGATACTATAAAGACAGCGATCTGAATTAGTGGATGGAGCAAAAACCGCACTTATACGGGAGGTTAAAATCGTGGATGT comes from the Sporomusaceae bacterium genome and includes:
- a CDS encoding tripartite tricarboxylate transporter substrate binding protein, translated to MKKIFALLLVCLFVVVVAGCGGQAEKFPTKAVTLIVPWAAGGGTDAIARGLAKNTEKALGQTITVNNVTGGGGAVGHGAGLNAKNDGYTVTMITFELLSLPPQKLVPFTYKDYDLLMRLNTDPAALTVKADSPFKTVKDFVDYAKANPGKVNVGNSGPASVWHIAAGLLEEKAGIKLNHVPFNGAAPAVTDLVGGHIQAVTVSPAEVQSQVKAGKLKMLAVMSDKRDPNFPDVPTFKEAGFDITFATWRGLAVPKNTPDNVKKALADAFKKGFDTPEFQDFAKKAGLGLAYAPAAEFKTFLDQTSANTEAVMKKLNLTK
- a CDS encoding YSC84-related protein, whose amino-acid sequence is MRMTLVARVLAVLMLATVLVAPVAAAASVEERRGEVRKMADSTLGRLYKEKPSAQGAIESAAGYAVFSNHGFKLFLFGGGGGKGMAVNNGSGEEVFMKMAEVDIGFGLGIKKFSVIFVFETDKAFNSFVNDGWKFGGQTTAAATDGVSGDSFQGAVVVGPGIWMYQMTDKGLALELTAKGTRYYKDSDLN